In Phormidium yuhuli AB48, one genomic interval encodes:
- a CDS encoding VWA domain-containing protein, translated as MPSAKMFNRDVYILIDQSATMEKVDPGTSASRWELLAANVQGDVNNLMRDRNGHKVCDDITLYLFSRDRQGRKFEIDANADLKANVFDENFPDANTFIAKTLEACIQDWKQKPKTEANKNGAFILIYTDGMLDDRPNFEKKIRNLSEEVENEEYIKIIMIGVGDDVKSNVKPFLDLDFNLSQNKNNIFVFDLADEMEDIIDLLNRQLPQDPAKAVPDWVKRDHPDWYQQYLEFQRNKS; from the coding sequence ATGCCGAGTGCTAAAATGTTTAACCGTGATGTTTATATCCTGATTGACCAAAGTGCAACCATGGAAAAAGTCGATCCAGGAACGTCAGCCAGTCGCTGGGAACTCCTAGCAGCAAATGTGCAGGGAGATGTCAACAACTTGATGCGCGATCGCAATGGTCACAAAGTCTGTGATGACATAACTTTGTATCTGTTTAGTCGGGATCGCCAAGGCAGGAAATTCGAGATTGATGCCAATGCAGACCTTAAGGCAAATGTATTTGACGAAAACTTTCCGGATGCGAATACTTTTATTGCTAAAACACTGGAAGCCTGCATCCAAGACTGGAAGCAAAAACCCAAAACAGAAGCCAATAAAAATGGAGCCTTTATCCTAATTTATACAGATGGGATGTTAGATGATCGCCCCAACTTTGAGAAGAAAATTCGCAACCTTTCAGAGGAGGTTGAGAATGAAGAATATATAAAAATAATTATGATTGGCGTGGGAGATGATGTAAAAAGTAATGTGAAACCCTTCTTGGACTTAGATTTCAATCTTTCCCAGAACAAAAACAACATTTTTGTGTTTGATTTAGCTGACGAAATGGAGGACATCATCGATTTGCTCAATCGCCAACTCCCACAAGACCCCGCCAAAGCCGTTCCCGATTGGGTGAAGCGAGATCATCCAGACTGGTATCAACAGTACCTAGAGTTTCAACGGAATAAATCTTAA
- a CDS encoding cytochrome b6-f complex subunit PetN, with amino-acid sequence MDILSAGWAGLLATFTFSIALVVWGRRGF; translated from the coding sequence ATGGATATTTTGAGTGCTGGCTGGGCGGGACTTCTCGCGACCTTTACCTTTTCGATCGCGCTGGTGGTCTGGGGCCGTCGCGGCTTCTAG
- the dndE gene encoding DNA sulfur modification protein DndE — translation MEPPVERVRLSQTAKDQLTKLKRQTRIDRWNVLCRWALCRSLAEPSPPSPVKISTDSNVEMTWRVFAGDDGDAYAIALKQRCHQDNLPTDLETQAQQFLLHLHRGIGYLAGDTRLKQIEDLGTSLKTQS, via the coding sequence ATTGAACCTCCTGTTGAACGGGTGCGACTCTCTCAAACCGCCAAAGACCAATTGACCAAACTCAAACGTCAAACCCGGATTGACCGCTGGAATGTTCTCTGTCGTTGGGCCCTCTGCCGTTCCCTCGCCGAACCCAGTCCCCCCTCCCCCGTCAAAATTAGCACCGACAGTAACGTCGAAATGACCTGGCGTGTCTTTGCCGGGGATGACGGCGACGCCTATGCGATCGCCCTCAAACAACGCTGTCATCAGGACAACCTCCCCACGGACCTGGAAACCCAGGCCCAGCAATTTCTGCTACATCTCCATCGAGGAATCGGCTATCTCGCCGGCGATACTCGTCTCAAGCAAATCGAGGATTTGGGAACGTCCCTCAAGACGCAATCCTGA
- a CDS encoding DUF1499 domain-containing protein, whose product MFKRTLKLTLSTLLSFIVSLSLPPGLVAQAAPSPGFSNPGLPLASLFNFSGTRPDNLGVTSGELAPCPSSPNCVSSQSSDPDHQIAPFPINESPTAAIQRLQEILQQQDNAEIISAEPNYLYGEFTSRIMGFVDDVEFWADPDNNVIQVRSASRLGESDLGVNRQRIETIRSEFASPSS is encoded by the coding sequence ATGTTCAAACGCACCCTTAAACTCACCCTCTCCACCCTGTTGAGTTTTATCGTTTCCCTAAGCCTGCCCCCCGGATTAGTAGCCCAAGCCGCACCCAGTCCAGGATTCTCCAATCCCGGCCTCCCCCTGGCTAGTCTCTTTAACTTTTCCGGCACTCGTCCCGATAACCTAGGGGTGACCTCAGGAGAACTGGCCCCTTGTCCCAGTTCACCCAACTGTGTCTCCAGTCAAAGTTCAGACCCCGACCATCAAATCGCCCCCTTCCCCATTAACGAGAGTCCCACCGCCGCCATCCAACGTCTGCAAGAGATTTTGCAACAGCAAGATAACGCCGAGATTATCAGCGCCGAACCCAACTATCTCTATGGAGAATTTACCTCTAGGATTATGGGATTTGTCGATGACGTTGAATTTTGGGCCGACCCTGACAACAACGTCATTCAAGTTCGCTCCGCCTCCCGTTTAGGGGAATCTGACTTAGGCGTGAATCGTCAGCGCATCGAGACGATTCGCTCCGAATTTGCCTCCCCATCGAGTTAA
- a CDS encoding GDSL-type esterase/lipase family protein yields the protein MRSPHWTPLSRVLAHLGLETISPAMLLYLAVASSGLMLLIGQGSTLLLNRSPQERYAPQQPTPVASPPLAATPQPPSPIALLNLSRAERAILNDVGDRRWDGRQWYLEQSRVLYSYLSPESRQRRETLAANPGRYPSKADYLSLKESEYQQILSQQQPIRRLILGSSIALGIPDELLHDDDVNLGIPAAHLEDLLNQVQGLDRRAEPQQIILFGAGTPELLKEESIEAIQQDTLEVLEALRHTYPQVPITLVSVLPRSRRDELTQPHMARVDNSQVRRLNRNLAHLLAQHPQIRFLDLNPYITDHQGYLKRVFSTDGLHANALTALVLIKLLDFNDSFSKPLSASGS from the coding sequence GTGCGATCGCCCCATTGGACTCCCCTATCCCGCGTACTCGCTCATCTCGGCCTTGAGACCATCTCCCCGGCGATGCTTCTCTACCTCGCCGTCGCCAGCAGCGGTCTCATGCTGCTCATCGGCCAAGGGTCTACCCTACTGCTCAATCGCTCCCCCCAAGAGCGTTACGCGCCCCAGCAGCCGACCCCAGTCGCCAGTCCTCCCCTGGCGGCTACCCCTCAACCCCCCTCCCCCATCGCCCTTCTCAACCTCTCCCGAGCCGAGCGAGCTATCCTCAACGACGTGGGCGATCGCCGTTGGGATGGGCGACAGTGGTATTTAGAACAATCCCGAGTCCTCTACAGCTATCTCAGCCCAGAAAGCCGCCAACGCCGGGAAACCCTCGCCGCCAATCCCGGACGTTATCCCAGCAAAGCCGACTATCTCAGCCTCAAAGAAAGCGAGTATCAGCAAATTCTCAGCCAACAACAACCCATCCGACGCTTAATCCTAGGCAGTTCCATCGCCCTCGGCATCCCCGACGAATTACTCCACGACGACGATGTTAACCTAGGCATCCCCGCCGCCCATTTAGAGGATCTCCTCAACCAAGTCCAAGGCCTCGATCGCCGCGCCGAACCCCAACAGATTATCCTCTTTGGTGCCGGAACCCCGGAACTGCTGAAAGAGGAGTCCATCGAGGCGATTCAACAGGATACCCTAGAGGTTCTCGAAGCCTTACGCCACACCTATCCCCAGGTTCCCATCACCCTAGTCTCCGTCTTACCGCGATCGCGCCGTGACGAACTGACACAGCCGCACATGGCCCGAGTCGACAACAGCCAGGTGCGCCGCCTCAACCGCAACCTGGCCCATCTGTTAGCCCAACATCCCCAGATTCGCTTTTTAGACCTCAATCCCTACATCACCGACCATCAGGGCTATCTTAAACGAGTCTTCTCCACCGATGGCCTCCATGCCAATGCACTCACGGCCTTGGTGTTAATCAAACTCCTGGATTTTAACGATAGCTTTAGCAAACCCCTCTCGGCATCTGGGTCCTAG
- a CDS encoding GDSL-type esterase/lipase family protein, whose product MNPLSLALALGTLPLLAQLTPPSLPHLLNSEVVVSESGTAVTPPAPPRARRVPNTTAQLYQQRLAALEAGQLYTRLPRHSFQELWETARQNPTYEQWTALLWEEAKATAAGQADNRLCVTIGDSLTQWLPPGIFVGDRLWLNQGISGDNTARIRQRLGLLEGTRPSTIFLMAGVNDLIAGRSVEEVLFNQQDIIYQLRSRYPQAQVVVQSILPTNHQAVNNEDIRAVNRELAQIARREGAVFLDLYPHFSDEVGRMQPEFSTDGIHLSDRGYALWQTFLQQVEDQLARDPSVFNRI is encoded by the coding sequence ATGAATCCCCTTTCTCTTGCCCTAGCGTTAGGGACGTTGCCGCTTCTGGCCCAGCTAACGCCCCCGTCTCTCCCCCATCTTCTCAACAGTGAGGTGGTGGTTTCTGAGTCAGGAACGGCGGTCACTCCCCCAGCGCCGCCTAGGGCCCGCCGAGTTCCCAACACCACGGCCCAACTTTATCAACAACGTCTAGCGGCCCTGGAGGCGGGACAACTCTATACTCGCCTACCCCGTCACAGTTTCCAGGAGTTGTGGGAAACGGCGCGGCAGAATCCTACCTATGAGCAATGGACGGCCCTCCTCTGGGAAGAAGCCAAGGCCACGGCGGCGGGCCAGGCGGATAATCGCCTCTGTGTGACGATTGGTGATTCGCTGACGCAATGGCTCCCTCCAGGAATCTTTGTGGGCGATCGCCTCTGGCTCAATCAGGGCATTAGTGGCGATAATACGGCTCGCATTCGTCAGCGGCTTGGCTTGTTGGAGGGAACGCGCCCCAGTACGATTTTTCTCATGGCGGGGGTGAATGATTTGATTGCGGGCCGCTCAGTGGAGGAAGTGCTGTTTAATCAGCAGGATATTATCTATCAGTTGCGATCGCGCTATCCCCAGGCTCAGGTGGTGGTGCAGTCGATTCTCCCGACGAACCACCAAGCGGTGAACAATGAGGATATCCGAGCCGTGAATCGTGAGTTGGCTCAGATTGCCCGTCGTGAGGGAGCGGTGTTTTTGGACCTCTATCCCCATTTCAGTGACGAGGTGGGGCGGATGCAGCCGGAGTTTAGCACTGATGGGATTCACCTGAGCGATCGCGGGTATGCACTCTGGCAAACCTTTTTACAGCAGGTGGAAGACCAATTAGCCCGAGATCCCTCGGTCTTTAACCGCATCTAA
- a CDS encoding photosystem I reaction center protein subunit XI, with protein MTTSTSNQMVKPYQGDPQMGHLSTPISDSAFTRTFIGNLPAYRPGLSPLLRGLEIGMAHGYFIGNPWVKFGTQRGTEFANLNGLICGGTLLLIATACLAAYGLVTFQGSQSDSSDSLQTSEGWSQFTAGFFIGGMGSAFLAFFLLENFGAVDAILRGLVNN; from the coding sequence ATGACGACTTCCACCAGCAATCAGATGGTGAAGCCTTATCAGGGCGACCCTCAAATGGGTCATCTGTCCACCCCCATTAGCGACTCTGCCTTCACCCGCACCTTCATCGGGAACCTTCCTGCCTACCGGCCCGGTTTGTCCCCCCTACTGCGCGGCCTTGAGATCGGCATGGCTCACGGCTACTTCATCGGCAATCCCTGGGTTAAATTCGGAACCCAACGGGGTACAGAGTTTGCTAACCTCAACGGCTTAATTTGTGGCGGAACCCTCTTGCTCATCGCCACCGCCTGTTTAGCCGCCTACGGCTTGGTTACCTTTCAAGGCAGCCAAAGCGATAGCAGCGATTCCCTGCAAACCTCCGAGGGCTGGAGTCAGTTCACGGCCGGATTTTTCATTGGTGGCATGGGGAGTGCCTTCTTAGCCTTTTTCTTGTTAGAAAACTTCGGTGCAGTTGATGCCATTCTTCGCGGCTTGGTAAATAACTAA
- a CDS encoding photosystem I reaction center subunit VIII, producing MTGDYAASYLPWILIPVVCWLMPVVTMGLLFIYIEKDA from the coding sequence ATGACTGGTGATTACGCTGCTTCCTACCTGCCCTGGATTCTGATTCCGGTGGTCTGCTGGCTGATGCCGGTGGTGACCATGGGACTGCTATTTATTTACATTGAAAAAGACGCTTAG
- the gnd gene encoding decarboxylating NADP(+)-dependent phosphogluconate dehydrogenase has translation MALQNFGVIGLAVMGENLALNVESKGFSVAVYNRTSATTEAFMEKRAQGKNVKATYSMEEFVGALERPRRILLMVKAGGPVDAVIEQLKPLLEPGDMIIDGGNSLYEDTDRRVDYLEAADLRFIGMGVSGGEEGALYGPSLMPGGTKAAYDEIEAIVTKIAAQVDDGPCVTYIGPKGAGHYVKMVHNGIEYGDMQLIAEAYDLLKNVLGLSNEQLHEVFSQWNQTEELDSFLIDITADIFTQKDDQGDGFLIDKILDAAGQKGTGRWTVVSSLELGVAIPTIGAAVNARILSSIKEERTAASKELAAPVGKFDGDTESFVDKVRDALYCSKMCSYAQGMALLGKASEQFGYDLDLGEIARIWKGGCIIKAGFLNKIKRAFDENPNLPNLLLAPEFKQTILDRQGAWREVLMTASALGIPVPAFSASLDYFDSYRRDRLPQNLTQAQRDYFGAHTYERTDTPRGEFFHADWSS, from the coding sequence ATGGCATTACAAAATTTTGGTGTAATTGGACTGGCTGTTATGGGGGAAAACCTTGCCCTCAATGTTGAAAGCAAGGGCTTCTCCGTCGCCGTCTACAACCGCACCAGCGCCACCACAGAAGCGTTCATGGAAAAGCGGGCCCAGGGCAAGAACGTCAAAGCCACCTATTCGATGGAAGAGTTCGTCGGTGCGTTGGAACGTCCTCGGCGCATCCTACTGATGGTGAAGGCTGGGGGGCCGGTGGATGCGGTGATTGAACAACTCAAGCCCCTCCTGGAACCTGGGGATATGATTATCGATGGGGGGAACTCCCTCTATGAAGATACCGATCGCCGGGTGGACTATCTCGAAGCAGCGGATTTACGCTTTATCGGCATGGGAGTGAGTGGAGGCGAAGAAGGCGCACTCTATGGCCCGAGTCTCATGCCCGGAGGAACCAAGGCCGCCTATGATGAGATTGAAGCTATTGTCACGAAAATCGCGGCCCAGGTGGATGATGGCCCCTGTGTCACTTATATTGGTCCCAAAGGTGCCGGTCACTATGTGAAAATGGTCCACAATGGCATCGAGTATGGTGATATGCAGCTGATTGCTGAAGCCTATGACCTGCTCAAGAATGTCCTGGGCTTAAGTAATGAGCAACTCCATGAGGTCTTTAGCCAATGGAATCAAACCGAGGAACTAGACTCGTTCCTGATTGATATTACCGCTGATATCTTTACGCAAAAGGATGATCAAGGGGATGGGTTCCTGATTGATAAAATCTTGGATGCGGCGGGACAAAAGGGAACTGGACGCTGGACGGTGGTGAGTTCTCTGGAATTGGGCGTGGCCATTCCCACCATTGGCGCAGCGGTGAACGCCCGGATTTTATCGTCCATTAAGGAGGAACGGACCGCCGCCTCGAAAGAATTGGCCGCGCCGGTGGGCAAGTTTGATGGGGATACGGAGTCGTTTGTGGACAAAGTCCGTGATGCGCTCTATTGCTCTAAGATGTGTTCCTATGCCCAGGGGATGGCTCTGTTAGGCAAGGCGTCGGAACAGTTCGGCTATGATTTGGATTTGGGTGAAATTGCCCGAATTTGGAAGGGCGGTTGTATTATCAAGGCTGGCTTTTTGAATAAAATCAAACGGGCATTTGATGAGAATCCTAACCTACCTAATTTGCTCTTGGCGCCGGAGTTTAAGCAGACGATTCTCGATCGCCAGGGGGCCTGGCGGGAAGTGCTGATGACGGCGAGTGCGTTGGGGATTCCCGTTCCGGCGTTTAGTGCCTCCCTGGACTATTTTGATAGCTATCGGCGCGATCGCCTGCCGCAAAACCTGACGCAAGCGCAACGGGATTACTTCGGCGCTCATACCTATGAGCGAACCGATACTCCTCGGGGTGAATTCTTCCACGCTGATTGGTCGAGTTAG
- the alaS gene encoding alanine--tRNA ligase, producing MSFTPEFLSGRQIREKFLQFFEARQHQRLPSASLVPEDPTVLLTIAGMLPFKPIFLGQRERDYPRATSSQKCIRTNDIENVGRTARHHTFFEMLGNFSFGDYFKPEAIAWGWELMTQVYGLPPERLIVSVFREDDEAFEIWHQNIGIPKHRIQRMGEEDNFWKSGPTGPCGPCSEIYYDFHPELGDDHIDLEDDSRFIELYNLVFMQFNRDSDGSLTPLQNKNIDTGMGLERMAQVLQTVPNNYETDLIFPIIKRAAEIAQIDYDKADDKTQVSLKVIGDHVRAVVHLIADGVRASNIGRGYVLRRLIRRVVRHGRLIGIEGPFISQVAETAIEVSEAAYTNLRERQGVIETELAREEAQFLKTLERGEKLLGEILASNPEQISGEDAFTLYDTYGFPLELTQEIAEEQGLGVDVDGFEVEMERQRDRARAAHETIDLTVQGSLDELAEQLHPTSFLGYTDNQANAQVTAVLVEGHRVESAEAGETVQVILDRTPFYAESGGQIGDRGYLSGETLVVRIEDVKKEGDIFIHFGRIERGTLNLGDTVTAQIDRACRRRAQANHSATHLLQAALKQLVDDSVSQAGSLVAFDRLRFDFNCPRALSPEEVQQVEDLVNTWIAEAHGAQVAEMPLEEAKGKGAVAMFGEKYADVVRVIDFPGVSMELCGGTHVSNTAEIGAFKIISESGISSGVRRIEAVSGPAVLDYLNSRDGVVKELCDRFKVKPEEVGDRVTSLQEELKAAQKQLAALNGELAIAKSDQLLSEAEAVGDFKILVANLGSADSKALQTAAERLQQKLGDAAVVLGGIPSEGKVSLVAAFSPGVNQKGVQAGKFIGGIAKLCGGGGGGRPNLAQAGGRDASQLPAALEAAKSQLVEALS from the coding sequence ATGTCTTTCACCCCTGAGTTCCTAAGTGGTCGCCAAATCCGCGAAAAATTCCTGCAATTCTTTGAAGCGCGCCAACATCAACGCCTCCCCAGCGCCTCACTGGTTCCTGAAGACCCCACCGTTCTGCTGACCATCGCCGGGATGCTCCCCTTCAAACCCATCTTCCTAGGCCAGCGGGAACGGGACTATCCTCGGGCCACCAGTTCTCAGAAATGTATCCGCACCAACGACATCGAAAACGTGGGCCGAACAGCGCGACATCATACATTTTTCGAGATGTTGGGGAACTTCAGTTTTGGGGATTACTTTAAACCCGAGGCGATCGCCTGGGGGTGGGAACTGATGACCCAAGTTTATGGCCTCCCCCCAGAACGCCTCATCGTCAGTGTCTTCCGGGAAGATGACGAAGCCTTCGAGATTTGGCATCAAAACATCGGCATCCCCAAACATCGCATTCAACGGATGGGAGAAGAGGACAACTTCTGGAAATCCGGTCCCACAGGTCCCTGCGGTCCCTGTTCTGAGATTTACTATGACTTCCACCCCGAACTCGGCGATGACCACATCGACTTAGAAGACGACAGCCGCTTCATCGAACTGTATAACCTCGTCTTTATGCAGTTTAACCGGGACAGCGACGGGAGCCTCACCCCCCTACAAAACAAAAACATTGATACGGGGATGGGACTCGAACGCATGGCCCAAGTGCTGCAAACAGTCCCCAATAACTACGAAACGGACCTCATTTTCCCGATCATCAAACGAGCGGCGGAGATTGCTCAGATTGACTACGACAAGGCCGATGACAAAACCCAGGTTTCCCTGAAAGTCATCGGCGACCATGTGCGTGCCGTTGTCCATTTGATTGCCGATGGGGTGCGCGCCTCCAATATCGGCCGGGGCTATGTCTTGCGTCGCCTCATTCGCCGGGTGGTGCGTCATGGCCGCTTAATTGGCATTGAGGGCCCGTTTATTAGCCAAGTGGCGGAAACGGCAATTGAGGTTTCGGAAGCTGCCTATACCAATTTGCGGGAACGGCAAGGGGTGATTGAGACGGAGTTAGCCCGGGAAGAAGCCCAATTCCTGAAAACCTTGGAACGGGGCGAAAAACTCCTCGGGGAGATTCTAGCCAGCAACCCAGAGCAAATTTCTGGGGAAGATGCCTTTACCCTCTATGACACCTATGGCTTCCCCCTAGAGTTGACCCAAGAAATTGCTGAAGAACAGGGCCTTGGAGTCGATGTGGATGGCTTCGAGGTGGAGATGGAACGGCAGCGCGATCGCGCCCGGGCCGCCCATGAAACCATTGATTTGACGGTTCAGGGCAGTTTAGATGAATTGGCGGAACAGCTCCATCCCACCTCGTTTTTAGGCTATACCGACAATCAGGCCAACGCCCAGGTGACAGCCGTGCTAGTCGAGGGCCATCGAGTCGAGTCAGCGGAGGCGGGGGAGACGGTGCAAGTGATTCTCGATCGCACCCCCTTCTATGCCGAGTCTGGGGGACAAATTGGCGATCGCGGTTATCTCTCGGGAGAAACCCTGGTTGTTCGCATTGAAGATGTGAAAAAAGAAGGGGACATTTTCATCCACTTCGGACGCATTGAACGGGGAACCCTCAATCTCGGTGACACCGTAACCGCGCAAATTGATCGCGCCTGTCGTCGTCGCGCCCAAGCCAACCATAGCGCCACCCACCTGCTGCAAGCGGCCCTGAAGCAACTGGTGGATGACTCGGTGTCTCAAGCGGGGTCTCTGGTGGCCTTTGACCGCCTCCGCTTTGACTTCAACTGTCCCCGGGCCCTCAGCCCCGAGGAGGTGCAGCAGGTGGAAGATTTAGTCAACACCTGGATTGCTGAGGCCCATGGGGCCCAAGTGGCGGAAATGCCCTTAGAGGAAGCTAAAGGGAAGGGGGCCGTGGCTATGTTTGGCGAGAAATATGCTGATGTGGTGCGGGTGATTGACTTTCCGGGGGTGTCCATGGAACTCTGCGGCGGGACTCATGTGAGTAATACCGCTGAGATTGGCGCCTTTAAGATTATCTCCGAGTCGGGAATTTCCTCGGGGGTACGGCGTATTGAGGCGGTGTCCGGGCCGGCGGTGTTGGATTATCTCAATAGCCGGGATGGGGTGGTGAAGGAGTTGTGCGATCGCTTTAAGGTGAAGCCAGAAGAAGTGGGCGATCGCGTCACCAGTTTACAAGAGGAACTCAAAGCGGCCCAGAAACAACTAGCGGCCCTCAATGGTGAATTGGCGATCGCGAAATCAGACCAACTCCTCTCAGAAGCTGAAGCCGTGGGGGACTTCAAGATTCTCGTGGCCAACCTCGGAAGTGCGGATAGTAAGGCCTTACAAACGGCCGCTGAACGGCTACAACAGAAACTCGGCGACGCAGCGGTGGTGTTAGGGGGGATTCCCAGTGAAGGGAAGGTGAGTCTCGTGGCCGCCTTTAGTCCAGGGGTGAACCAGAAAGGGGTGCAAGCGGGCAAATTCATCGGTGGAATTGCCAAACTCTGCGGCGGTGGTGGTGGCGGTCGTCCTAATCTCGCTCAAGCGGGAGGACGGGATGCGAGTCAGTTACCGGCGGCCTTGGAGGCGGCGAAATCGCAGTTAGTGGAGGCGTTGAGTTAG
- a CDS encoding ParA family protein produces MKVLCTHNNGGVGKTTLAVHIAGLLLEQGSDVLMIDCDEQADFWQFFARGKQPEKNKDYHRLGDSIVVWNKKRESVKDIAKPEEYNHVVLDIDTPLAHTVQVIIGSQPDLVLVPINTSQKDKALRNLPRTLSVMSDIGKNTGVNPRVVVVPLGVSGDSVKNVVNQIESENKPKNCRTAPALSNLQEKMQEAIYRDYRCIWSYEGEYLQISSYFDALLTS; encoded by the coding sequence TTGAAAGTTCTATGTACCCATAACAATGGTGGAGTCGGAAAAACGACTCTTGCCGTTCATATCGCTGGTTTGTTACTCGAACAAGGTAGTGACGTGCTAATGATTGACTGTGATGAGCAAGCAGACTTTTGGCAGTTTTTTGCCCGTGGTAAGCAGCCAGAAAAAAATAAAGATTATCACCGTCTTGGAGACAGCATCGTTGTTTGGAATAAAAAACGAGAATCTGTCAAAGATATTGCAAAGCCGGAGGAATACAATCATGTTGTCTTAGATATAGATACCCCCTTAGCTCATACCGTCCAGGTTATTATTGGGAGTCAGCCAGATTTGGTCTTGGTCCCCATTAATACATCTCAAAAAGATAAGGCACTCCGCAATTTACCTCGGACGCTGAGTGTGATGTCAGATATTGGCAAAAACACAGGGGTTAATCCTAGAGTTGTTGTAGTCCCCCTAGGTGTATCCGGAGATTCTGTCAAGAATGTCGTCAATCAGATAGAATCTGAAAATAAACCGAAAAACTGCCGAACAGCACCCGCCTTGTCCAATTTACAGGAGAAGATGCAAGAGGCGATTTATAGGGACTACAGGTGCATCTGGAGTTATGAAGGGGAGTATTTACAGATATCCAGTTACTTTGACGCGCTTCTAACATCTTAG
- a CDS encoding restriction endonuclease — MDFLKIDALVTGILNSDSAVKQDLGRRFALRLGLEPGNVGADGGVDGWGMLNQRRIYFQCKLYRKRLDASFAADFCGNLVIHKADVGVLLSGVGCTPGYETRLQSFYEG; from the coding sequence ATGGACTTTTTGAAAATAGATGCCTTAGTTACCGGGATTCTCAATTCTGACTCAGCGGTGAAGCAGGATTTAGGACGACGGTTTGCCCTGCGTTTGGGGTTGGAGCCAGGAAATGTAGGAGCTGATGGGGGAGTTGATGGCTGGGGAATGTTGAACCAACGCCGCATTTACTTTCAATGCAAGCTCTATAGGAAGCGGCTAGATGCCTCATTTGCGGCGGATTTCTGCGGAAACTTGGTCATCCATAAGGCTGATGTGGGTGTTCTGCTGTCCGGGGTAGGCTGCACCCCGGGATACGAGACTCGTCTTCAGTCATTTTATGAGGGATGA